A stretch of Porites lutea chromosome 5, jaPorLute2.1, whole genome shotgun sequence DNA encodes these proteins:
- the LOC140936850 gene encoding pre-B-cell leukemia transcription factor 1-like isoform X1, whose protein sequence is MEGNVMNSVQVPGMMSGQQAAMEQMKASEEGPDGRKQDIGDILQQIMNITDQSLDEAQARKHALNCHRMKPALFNVLCEIKEKTVLSIRGSQEDEPPDPQLMRLDNMLLAEGVAGPEKGGGSAAAAAAAAGVHENQAEHTEYRAKLNQIRQIYHTELEKYEQACNEFTTHVMNLLREQSRTRPISPKEIERMVNIIHRKFSAIQMQLKQSTCEAVMILRSRFLDARRKRRNFSKQATEILNEYFYSHLSNPYPSEEAKEELARKCGISVAQISNWFGNKRIRYKKNIGKAQEEANMYAAKAAAGGGAPGQVQGQQGVPSSGQGQYPAVAVAGSPTGVVPTSQHQMPITSQPQPEMYMSGVQMNGGGLGAEYQTGQNVGANVQSQVPGLRHVISQAATGYIDPATGHMQAHSQGQVYHEPHHLHHQAGGFNELFDSINVWARKSGAASKPAWQLLGREKLNARGFERRARKTASHTMAFYEGSRSNSPADSQEDKDDQGGPEFSSLQGLSDMANADFDSRGNDRSRDEPPSKRTKM, encoded by the exons ATGGAAGGAAACGTGATGAATTCAGTGCAAGTTCCCGGGATGATGTCTGGCCAGCAAGCGGCCATGGAGCAAATGAAAGCTTCTGAAGAAGGTCCGGACGGCCGTAAGCAGGACATCGGtgacattttacaacaaattatGAACATTACAGATCAGTCGTTGGACGAAGCGCAAGCAAG GAAGCACGCGTTGAACTGCCATCGCATGAAGCCCGCCCTTTTCAACGTCCTGTGCGAGATCAAGGAAAAAACAG TTCTCAGTATCCGTGGATCACAGGAAGATGAACCTCCAGACCCCCAGCTTATGAGACTGGACAACATGTTACTTGCGGAGGGTGTGGCTGGTCCTGAGAAGGGAGGAGGGTCTGCAGCGGCAGCAGCAGCAGCTGCTGGGGTGCATGAGAACCAAGCTGAACATACAGAGTACAGGGCCAAGTTAAACCAGATCAGGCAGATATATCACACAGAATTGGAAAAATATGAACAG GCATGCAATGAATTTACTACTCATGTCATGAATCTACTGAGGGAGCAGTCTAGAACACGTCCCATCTCCCCAAAGGAAATTGAACGTATGGTGAATATCATCCATCGTAAATTCAGTGCCATACAGATGCAGCTCAAGCAGAGCACATGTGAAGCTGTTATGATTTTAAGATCAAGGTTCCTAGATGCAAG GAGAAAACGAAGAAACTTTAGTAAACAGGCCACAGAAATCCTAAATGAGTACTTTTACTCTCACCTAAGTAATCCTTATCCAAGTGAAGAAGCTAAGGAGGAATTGGCAAGAAAGTGTGGAATAAGTGTTGCACAG ATATCAAACTGGTTTGGAAACAAGCGAATCCGATACAAGAAAAATATTGGGAAGGCCCAAGAAGAAGCCAATATGTATGCTGCTAAGGCTGCAGCAGGCGGAGGAGCCCCTGGACAAGTACAAGGGCAACAGGGAGTACCATCCTCTGGTCAAG GTCAGTACCCAGCTGTCGCAGTAGCTGGCAGTCCTACAGGTGTGGTTCCAACTTCTCAGCATCAGATGCCCATCACAAGTCAGCCACAGCCTGAGATGTACATGTCGGGGGTTCAGATGAATGGCGGTGGTTTGGGTGCTGAATACCAGACGGGACAAAATGTTGGTGCTAATGTGCAGTCACAG GTGCCAGGGTTACGTCATGTAATATCTCAGGCTGCTACTGGTTATATTGATCCTGCAACAGGACACATGCAGGCGCACAGTCAGGGACAAGTGTACCATGAGCCACACCATCTTCACCATCAA GCAGGAGGATTTAATGAGTTGTTTGATTCCATTAATGTCTGGGCCAGAAAGTCAGGAGCAGCGTCAAAG CCTGCTTGGCAGTTGCTTGGCAGGGAGAAATTAAACGCGCGAGGATTCGAAAGGCGCGCCAGAAAGACTGCCAGCCATACTATGGCATTTTATGAAG GAAGCCGAAGTAATTCACCCGCAGACTCGCAAGAAGACAAAGATGATCAGGGGGGCCCGGAGTTCTCTAGTCTCCAGGGACTCAGTGATATGGCTAATGCTGATTTTGATTCGCGGGGAAATGACAGATCTCGGGATGAGCCGCCCTCGAAACGAACAAAGATGTGA
- the LOC140936850 gene encoding pre-B-cell leukemia transcription factor 1-like isoform X2 yields the protein MEGNVMNSVQVPGMMSGQQAAMEQMKASEEGPDGRKQDIGDILQQIMNITDQSLDEAQARKHALNCHRMKPALFNVLCEIKEKTVLSIRGSQEDEPPDPQLMRLDNMLLAEGVAGPEKGGGSAAAAAAAAGVHENQAEHTEYRAKLNQIRQIYHTELEKYEQACNEFTTHVMNLLREQSRTRPISPKEIERMVNIIHRKFSAIQMQLKQSTCEAVMILRSRFLDARRKRRNFSKQATEILNEYFYSHLSNPYPSEEAKEELARKCGISVAQISNWFGNKRIRYKKNIGKAQEEANMYAAKAAAGGGAPGQVQGQQGVPSSGQGQYPAVAVAGSPTGVVPTSQHQMPITSQPQPEMYMSGVQMNGGGLGAEYQTGQNVGANVQSQVPGLRHVISQAATGYIDPATGHMQAHSQGQVYHEPHHLHHQAGGFNELFDSINVWARKSGAASKSGDQRKRGQNGKSGSRSNSPADSQEDKDDQGGPEFSSLQGLSDMANADFDSRGNDRSRDEPPSKRTKM from the exons ATGGAAGGAAACGTGATGAATTCAGTGCAAGTTCCCGGGATGATGTCTGGCCAGCAAGCGGCCATGGAGCAAATGAAAGCTTCTGAAGAAGGTCCGGACGGCCGTAAGCAGGACATCGGtgacattttacaacaaattatGAACATTACAGATCAGTCGTTGGACGAAGCGCAAGCAAG GAAGCACGCGTTGAACTGCCATCGCATGAAGCCCGCCCTTTTCAACGTCCTGTGCGAGATCAAGGAAAAAACAG TTCTCAGTATCCGTGGATCACAGGAAGATGAACCTCCAGACCCCCAGCTTATGAGACTGGACAACATGTTACTTGCGGAGGGTGTGGCTGGTCCTGAGAAGGGAGGAGGGTCTGCAGCGGCAGCAGCAGCAGCTGCTGGGGTGCATGAGAACCAAGCTGAACATACAGAGTACAGGGCCAAGTTAAACCAGATCAGGCAGATATATCACACAGAATTGGAAAAATATGAACAG GCATGCAATGAATTTACTACTCATGTCATGAATCTACTGAGGGAGCAGTCTAGAACACGTCCCATCTCCCCAAAGGAAATTGAACGTATGGTGAATATCATCCATCGTAAATTCAGTGCCATACAGATGCAGCTCAAGCAGAGCACATGTGAAGCTGTTATGATTTTAAGATCAAGGTTCCTAGATGCAAG GAGAAAACGAAGAAACTTTAGTAAACAGGCCACAGAAATCCTAAATGAGTACTTTTACTCTCACCTAAGTAATCCTTATCCAAGTGAAGAAGCTAAGGAGGAATTGGCAAGAAAGTGTGGAATAAGTGTTGCACAG ATATCAAACTGGTTTGGAAACAAGCGAATCCGATACAAGAAAAATATTGGGAAGGCCCAAGAAGAAGCCAATATGTATGCTGCTAAGGCTGCAGCAGGCGGAGGAGCCCCTGGACAAGTACAAGGGCAACAGGGAGTACCATCCTCTGGTCAAG GTCAGTACCCAGCTGTCGCAGTAGCTGGCAGTCCTACAGGTGTGGTTCCAACTTCTCAGCATCAGATGCCCATCACAAGTCAGCCACAGCCTGAGATGTACATGTCGGGGGTTCAGATGAATGGCGGTGGTTTGGGTGCTGAATACCAGACGGGACAAAATGTTGGTGCTAATGTGCAGTCACAG GTGCCAGGGTTACGTCATGTAATATCTCAGGCTGCTACTGGTTATATTGATCCTGCAACAGGACACATGCAGGCGCACAGTCAGGGACAAGTGTACCATGAGCCACACCATCTTCACCATCAA GCAGGAGGATTTAATGAGTTGTTTGATTCCATTAATGTCTGGGCCAGAAAGTCAGGAGCAGCGTCAAAG AGTGGAGATCAGAGAAAGAGAGGGCAAAATGGCAAATCAG GAAGCCGAAGTAATTCACCCGCAGACTCGCAAGAAGACAAAGATGATCAGGGGGGCCCGGAGTTCTCTAGTCTCCAGGGACTCAGTGATATGGCTAATGCTGATTTTGATTCGCGGGGAAATGACAGATCTCGGGATGAGCCGCCCTCGAAACGAACAAAGATGTGA
- the LOC140936850 gene encoding pre-B-cell leukemia transcription factor 1-like isoform X3, with the protein MEGNVMNSVQVPGMMSGQQAAMEQMKASEEGPDGRKQDIGDILQQIMNITDQSLDEAQARKHALNCHRMKPALFNVLCEIKEKTVLSIRGSQEDEPPDPQLMRLDNMLLAEGVAGPEKGGGSAAAAAAAAGVHENQAEHTEYRAKLNQIRQIYHTELEKYEQACNEFTTHVMNLLREQSRTRPISPKEIERMVNIIHRKFSAIQMQLKQSTCEAVMILRSRFLDARRKRRNFSKQATEILNEYFYSHLSNPYPSEEAKEELARKCGISVAQISNWFGNKRIRYKKNIGKAQEEANMYAAKAAAGGGAPGQVQGQQGVPSSGQGQYPAVAVAGSPTGVVPTSQHQMPITSQPQPEMYMSGVQMNGGGLGAEYQTGQNVGANVQSQVPGLRHVISQAATGYIDPATGHMQAHSQGQVYHEPHHLHHQPAWQLLGREKLNARGFERRARKTASHTMAFYEGSRSNSPADSQEDKDDQGGPEFSSLQGLSDMANADFDSRGNDRSRDEPPSKRTKM; encoded by the exons ATGGAAGGAAACGTGATGAATTCAGTGCAAGTTCCCGGGATGATGTCTGGCCAGCAAGCGGCCATGGAGCAAATGAAAGCTTCTGAAGAAGGTCCGGACGGCCGTAAGCAGGACATCGGtgacattttacaacaaattatGAACATTACAGATCAGTCGTTGGACGAAGCGCAAGCAAG GAAGCACGCGTTGAACTGCCATCGCATGAAGCCCGCCCTTTTCAACGTCCTGTGCGAGATCAAGGAAAAAACAG TTCTCAGTATCCGTGGATCACAGGAAGATGAACCTCCAGACCCCCAGCTTATGAGACTGGACAACATGTTACTTGCGGAGGGTGTGGCTGGTCCTGAGAAGGGAGGAGGGTCTGCAGCGGCAGCAGCAGCAGCTGCTGGGGTGCATGAGAACCAAGCTGAACATACAGAGTACAGGGCCAAGTTAAACCAGATCAGGCAGATATATCACACAGAATTGGAAAAATATGAACAG GCATGCAATGAATTTACTACTCATGTCATGAATCTACTGAGGGAGCAGTCTAGAACACGTCCCATCTCCCCAAAGGAAATTGAACGTATGGTGAATATCATCCATCGTAAATTCAGTGCCATACAGATGCAGCTCAAGCAGAGCACATGTGAAGCTGTTATGATTTTAAGATCAAGGTTCCTAGATGCAAG GAGAAAACGAAGAAACTTTAGTAAACAGGCCACAGAAATCCTAAATGAGTACTTTTACTCTCACCTAAGTAATCCTTATCCAAGTGAAGAAGCTAAGGAGGAATTGGCAAGAAAGTGTGGAATAAGTGTTGCACAG ATATCAAACTGGTTTGGAAACAAGCGAATCCGATACAAGAAAAATATTGGGAAGGCCCAAGAAGAAGCCAATATGTATGCTGCTAAGGCTGCAGCAGGCGGAGGAGCCCCTGGACAAGTACAAGGGCAACAGGGAGTACCATCCTCTGGTCAAG GTCAGTACCCAGCTGTCGCAGTAGCTGGCAGTCCTACAGGTGTGGTTCCAACTTCTCAGCATCAGATGCCCATCACAAGTCAGCCACAGCCTGAGATGTACATGTCGGGGGTTCAGATGAATGGCGGTGGTTTGGGTGCTGAATACCAGACGGGACAAAATGTTGGTGCTAATGTGCAGTCACAG GTGCCAGGGTTACGTCATGTAATATCTCAGGCTGCTACTGGTTATATTGATCCTGCAACAGGACACATGCAGGCGCACAGTCAGGGACAAGTGTACCATGAGCCACACCATCTTCACCATCAA CCTGCTTGGCAGTTGCTTGGCAGGGAGAAATTAAACGCGCGAGGATTCGAAAGGCGCGCCAGAAAGACTGCCAGCCATACTATGGCATTTTATGAAG GAAGCCGAAGTAATTCACCCGCAGACTCGCAAGAAGACAAAGATGATCAGGGGGGCCCGGAGTTCTCTAGTCTCCAGGGACTCAGTGATATGGCTAATGCTGATTTTGATTCGCGGGGAAATGACAGATCTCGGGATGAGCCGCCCTCGAAACGAACAAAGATGTGA
- the LOC140936852 gene encoding GTPase-activating protein and VPS9 domain-containing protein 1-like, with the protein MKTHVKNIPLFYKTICDWQLVTWPATQLKMADETSTGNRLWNLQERLKQERLFVNKEKAEISNLNAEILSSCERLYHLSWITRQQWKIVQRLRASPEECGQAVNRLDSARFVDASRHLGYLESKYWDFLRGLRENPSLVASTLAYADKINLDTSQLIRLLLNSLYGNCLLPQDENYVLSLMKRLIELKVSGDEGPENFFQNHRNSFTLLFGILVESLFSTKLYLTAALHAPIMQVLSDDSLLKQRLPIKCTKFVENLQSKLYCFPQSLRWIVCQFFNTVSLSGMVNEKEARSMVLKLLFDFLVCPAIIRPEQFGITSDVQISEVALQNLQQIASCLLCSCSTESAETARSLDLFSRIDPACITSYLDAVLENKTEVADLPIQKTLPGLTRNSVLITENELHALTSFLRMVEHSEDHKIIVNHKELKDLLVNLPPQPDILEATPPKDRLKDVASNDSAPEQSPKPPKRRHFKKKDKQSRKQSLGEVQAEEREGKLETRQPSQFNPQAVVNRSEEFKKEFLRRLPFLFQEGEDVLVISLGYSSIDCPGMLSEEKVLGIKNPKNEVKTDNSFRKRSSSKSTQFYKEIKSVMRKESLDYHSDHGSGDGTVKGDPASLVSTNVGANIPEPLHPVMVAGMDHFDLLHNNIKDSFTGADVHAAPDVLVRTNGTHAGSIDLIDFGTEITPAFRDQPEGSRDSAISTSSSTRLSSFSSNRSSGLEFSRGSSHFEVGHDDITEEDSGFDLLSAERIDSPSSGFRPRSREVADGVKRLSAVSRHGSTSSGTITGAQGEGSNRDSQASFLSFGDDFPAQSGSSSAADEDRETSQSGKKTSRAASFKRRFKRKSKISKGSFNGEDDFSELSGKKDKGFFKIMKKGRSEKDQKASKTSGARVYEKLAEKTLDALDIDVEVKTTKDIEMIIEKYTAKKTSRPGPSAPAANDDEEDAGEEQDDFVDEEERFENSKRKLRMVLCQADFQNLPLLHPDNRVPDIKTHSKRPSQELMTFLHVQLAEAINLQDRSLSAQLHETIRSVRELPSHSCSKLLDALEEEYKSRSPYLAYLINAHQGLLATHSHLERLVDRVERDKIICRNYFIMTCVKLFLESKEKGEINAFTSDFQSLPTPDEKCDLLEDFLEKLADEMRKHPIWTGASEEQLQDTFVATERAIMSSIFKYAFYPNGEVDMERDRTFYEHVTNLQKKIHLNHKAVRVAKMYRKEAPWESAQKELLKINAYKTPTDKLKCVNRCCATIMNLLCMASETSVPGADEFVPALVYVVIHANPPGLLSTVQYITNFYEEQLSGEEAYYWMQFCAAIAFIKTLR; encoded by the exons ATGAAAACACACGTTAAAAATATACCTCTATTTTATAAAACTATCTGTGATTGGCAGTTGGTAACATGGCCAGCAACCCAACTAAAGATGGCGGATGAAACATCCACTGGAAATCGACTGTGGAATCTTCAGGAACGCTTGAAGCAGGAGCGTCTGTTTGTCAACAAAGAAAAAGCCGAAATATCGAACCTCAATGCAGAAATACTGTCGAGCTGTGAAAGGCTTTATCACTTGTCGTGGATAACCCGGCAACAGTGGAAGATAGTACAGCGGCTAAGGGCTTCACCCGAAGAATGTGGCCAAGCAGTAAATCGGCTGGATTCAGCACGTTTTGTTGACGCTTCAAGGCATCTTGGCTACTTGGAGTCAAAGTATTGGGATTTTTTAAGAGGTCTGAGAGAAAATCCCTCCCTTGTAGCGTCGACTTTGGCTTAcgccgacaaaatcaatttaGACACTTCACAGCTGATTCGATTGTTGTTGAATTCTCTGTATGGTAACTGTTTGCTTCCTCAGGATGAAAACTATGTTTTATCGCTTATGAAACGCTTGATCGAGCTTAAAGTCTCGGGAGACGAAGGCCCCGAAAATTTCTTTCAGAATCACAGGAATTCTTTTACGTTACTCTTCGGGATTTTAGTAGAGAGCTTGTTCTCCACGAAGTTGTACCTGACTGCTGCCTTGCATGCACCTATCATGCAGGTTCTGTCCGATGATTCCCTCCTCAAGCAACGGTTGCCAATTAAATGTACCAAATTTGTGGAAAACCTCCAGTCCAAACTGTACTGCTTTCCTCAAAGCCTTCGCTGGATCGTTTGTCAGTTTTTCAACACCGTATCATTAAGTGGTATGGtcaatgaaaaagaagcaagaTCCATGGTACTAAAGCTCTTGTTTGATTTCCTCGTGTGCCCTGCAATCATTAGACCCGAGCAGTTCGGCATCACCTCCGATGTCCAAATCAGCGAAGTAGCATTGCAGAACCTGCAACAGATTGCTTCTTGTTTGCTTTGCAGCTGTTCGACGGAAAGTGCTGAAACTGCAAGATCTTTAGACTTATTCTCAAGAATCGACCCT GCATGCATTACATCATATTTAGATGCTGtgctggaaaacaaaacagaagttGCAGATCTTCCTATTCAAAAGACACTTCCTGGTCTAACCCGTAACTCAGTTCTAATCACAGAGAATGAACTCCATGCCTTG ACAAGCTTTTTAAGGATGGTTGAGCACAGTGAAGACCACAAGATTATCGTCAACCACAAAGAGTTGAAAGATTTACTGGTTAACTTGCCTCCCCAACCTGACATCCTTGAGGCCACGCCCCCTAAAGATCGGCTCAAAGATGTGGCAAGTAATGACTCTGCACCAGAGCAAAGTCCAAAGCCACCAAAACGACgacattttaaaaagaaagataaacAGTCTCGCAAGCAGAGTCTAGGTGAAGTTCAAGCAGAGGAAAGAGAGGGCAAACTTGAAACAAGGCAGCCGTCACAGTTTAATCCACAAGCTGTTGTGAACAGATCTGAAGAGTTCAAGAAAGAGTTTCTCAGGAGGTTACCTTTTCTGTTTCAAGAAGGGGAAGATGTCCTAGTAATTTCTCTTGGTTATTCATCCATTGATTGCCCTGGAATGCTCTCTGAAGagaag GTCCTTGGCATTAAAAATCCAAAGAATGAGGTAAAAACAGATAACTCATTCAGAAAGAGAAGCAGTTCAAAGTCAACCCAATTCTACAAGGAAATAAAGTCTGTAATGAGGAAGGAGAGCTTGGATTATCATTCTGATCACGGAAGTGGTGATGGCACTGTCAAGGGTGATCCAGCCTCTTTGGTTTCGACTAATGTTGGTGCAAATATACCAGAGCCTCTTCATCCAGTGATGGTAGCAGGGATGGACCATTTTGATTTGCTGCACAACAACATCAAAGATAGTTTTACAGGAGCAGATGTCCATGCAGCACCGGATGTGTTAGTGAGGACAAATGGCACGCATGCTGGGAGTATTGATTTGATTGATTTTGGTACAGAAATAACACCTGCGTTCCGTGATCAGCCTGAAGGAAGCCGCGATAGTGCTATCAGTACCAGCAGTAGCACCCGTTTGAGTTCTTTCAGTAGCAATCGTAGCAGTGGGTTGGAGTTTAGCAGGGGTAGCAGCCATTTTGAAGTAGGCCATGACGATATAACAGAAGAAGATTCTGGTTTTGACCTTCTTAGTGCTGAACGCATAGATTCACCCAGTTCTGGATTTCGCCCTCGTTCCAGGGAGGTAGCTGATGGAGTAAAAAGACTAAGTGCAGTAAGCCGTCATGGAAGCACAAGTAGTGGAACAATCACTGGTGCTCAAGGTGAGGGATCCAATCGTGATAGTCAGGCAAGCTTCTTGAGTTTCGGCGATGATTTTCCGGCACAAAGTGGGTCCTCCAGTGCTGCTGATGAGGATCGAGAGACAAGTCAGTCAGGAAAGAAAACTTCTCGTGCTGCTTCCTTTAAACGCCGGTTCAAAAGAAAGTCCAAAATTTCAAAAGGCTCCTTCAATGGCGAGGATGATTTCAGTGAGCTCAGTGGTAAAAAGGACAAAGGCTTCTTCAAAATAATGAAGAAGGGACGCTCAGAGAAGGATCAGAAAGCATCCAAGACAAGTGGTGCAAGGGTGTATGAGAAACTGGCAGAGAAAACACTTGATGCACTAGACATTGATGTTGAGGTGAAAACTACAAAAG ACATAGAAATGATAATAGAAAAGTACACAGCAAAAAAGACAAGCAGGCCAGGACCGTCAGCTCCAGCAGCgaatgatgatgaagaagatgCTGGTGAGGAACAGGATGATTTCGTTGATGAAGAAGAGAGGTTTGAAAACTCAAAAAGGAAACTCAGGATGGTGCTATGCCAAGCAGACTTTCAAAATCTTCCATTGCTTCATCCTGATAACAGAGTTCCAGATATAAA GACACACAGCAAAAGACCAAGTCAAGAACTGATGACATTCCTTCATGTGCAGCTTGCTGAGGCTATTAATCTTCAGGACAGGTCCCTATCAGCGCAACTGCATGAGACAATAAGAAGTGTTAGGGAGCTGCCATCCCATAG CTGTTCTAAACTGTTAGATGCTCTAGAAGAGGAGTACAAGTCAAGGTCGCCATACCTGGCATATCTAATCAATGCCCATCAAGGTTTATTAGCAACGCATTCTCACTTGGAGAGATTAGTGGATAGAGTGGAAAG GGACAAAATAATTTGCCGAAATTACTTCATTATGACTTGTGTGAAGCTGTTTCTTGAGTCCAAAGAGAAGGGAGAGATCAATGCTTTCACCTCCGATTTTCAGTCTTTACCCACACCAGATGAAAAG TGTGATTTGCTTGAAGATTTCCTGGAGAAGTTAGCTGATGAAATGAGAAAGCATCCCATTTGGACAG GTGCAAGTGAAGAGCAGCTGCAAGACACCTTTGTGGCAACGGAACGAGCTATCATGAGCAGTATCTTCAAATACGCATTTTACCCAAATGGTGAAGTGGACATGGAAAGAGATAG AACATTTTATGAACACGTGACCAACCTACAGAAGAAGATTCATCTTAACCACAAGGCTGTGCGGGTGGCAAAG ATGTACCGGAAAGAGGCGCCATGGGAGTCTGCTCAGAAGGAGTTACTCAAGATTAACGCCTACAAG ACGCCCACTGACAAACTGAAGTGCGTCAATCGATGCTGCGCCACTATTATGAACCTCCTGTGTATGGCGAGTGAGACGAGCGTACCTGGGGCTGACGAATTCGTTCCAGCACTGGTTTATGTAGTGATCCACGCCAATCCTCCTGGGCTTCTCTCCACGGTGCAGTATATAACTAACTTCTACGAAGAACAGCTTAGTGGCGAAGAGGCCTACTATTGGATGCAGTTTTGTGCCGCCATTGCCTTCATCAAAACtttgagataa